The DNA region gaaaaattattttacttatattatcACATCAAAACAAAATCTACTCttttataatcaatttttttttaaagagagtgagagagagagaatttttttaatatttatttatttatttttagttctcagcggacacaacatctttgtttgtatgtggttctgaggatcgaacccgggccgcacgcatgccaggagagcgcgctaccgcttgagccacttccccagccctataatcaattttttaataacCCAACTAAAATATGAGGCAAAGGGGAAATCCTAATGTGTTTCTCACAAAAAATtttaggagggctggggttgtatctcaagtggtagcgcgctcgcctggcatgcgtgaggcccaggttcgatcctcagcaccacatacaaaggtgttgtgtccgccaaaaactaaaaaataaatattaaaaaaaaattctctctttaaaaaaaaaaattttaggacAGTGGctctgaggttgtagctcagtggtagaatgcctagcatgcatgaagccctgagttcgatcctcagcaacacataaagataaataaataaaggtatccattaaaaaaaaaaaattaggataccataaaaacaggaaaatacttGATCTAATCACTAAACACAAGGCCACTGGCTGATGTGTCCTGTTCTAGACATGGCTACTAATTCAGACTCTGGTCTTAGCTCAATTCTGGAAATGGCCTAATTTCTTTAGTCATTTAACCTGGAGATGTCAGGTCAGGGATCAAAAACTGGTATAAAGCCTGGTAATTATAATCTCCAGACAAAACCTGGCActaatggtgcacacctgtaatcccagaggttccggaggctgaggcaggaagatggagagttcaaagccagcctcagcaaaattgaggcactaaAGAGCTcagacccatctctaaataaaatacaaaattgggctggggatgtggcttagtggtttatgctcctgagttcaatccccggtacctccCTTAcgcaccccccaccaaaaaaagaaaaatactggcaCTAGATTGGGATGTGAAGGTAGTAAAAAGGCAGCTCACAAAGGAAGAGAACTGTCTCACCTTAGATGagcacatatatttttcttttttttaaagagaatgtgtgtgtgtgtgtgtgagaaagagagaaaatttttttttttaaagagagagtgagcgaggagagagagaatttttaatattttttagttctcggcggacacaacatctttgttggtatgtggtgctgaggatccaacccgggccacacgcatgccaggcgagcgcgctaccgcttgagccacatccccagccccgagagagagaaattttaatatttactttttagtatttggcggacacaacatctttgtatgtggtgctgaggatcgaaccagggctgcacgcatgccaggtgagcgcgctaccacttgagcaacCCAGCCCCAGCACATATATTTTTCAACCACATTCTTAAGTTGATGCAATAGAAATTTGAGACTGTTTTCTTAGGttgagggctgaggatatagctcagttatagagcacttgcttagcatacatgaggtacttgggttcaacccccagtactgataacaaaaaaaaaaaaaaaaagttttcttaggTTGAAACAACCAATAGTATTTTCTACACAGAATATAGCTTTTGAtgagtaatttttttattgaatgtAGTAATAAGGGAAACGTACACAAAATATGGAGTAAATTTTAAGCCTGTTACCTATTATTTACTgtatccatcttttttttaaaagtacattaccaggcatagtggtacatgcctgtgaccTTACCTACTCTGAAGGCTGACAcatgagaatcacaagttcaatcACAAGGGTAGCataggcaacttagggagaccctgtctaaaaatacaaaaataaaaaggattggaaatgtgtgtaactcagtggtagagtactcctgagttcaatccctaatactggcGACAGGTAAGTTAAAGCTGGCACTAGAATGTGTTGCACTTTGGCACAACTGAACTTTGTATCATCTCTGGCCTTAAAAAACAATTTAGGCTGTATTTCTCTTACACAGCAGCTTTTTTGTTTATTATCTATGCCTGCCTAATTTGAAAGCTAAATAGTTTCTTCCACAGCAAATGCACTGTCATGAGCAGGGTTTTATTTCAAACTTATTATACAATGTATAGATAGTAAATATTAAGATGTAATGCTTTTAAAagttcaaaacttttaaaatatctttattaaatttGGTGTAAGGAGTAAACAAAACTTGTTCTGCAAAATGATTAGGAATCTTTTTATGCaaaatgagtattttattttggtacactaaaaggaaaagaaaatcaaatccaTTGTATTTCTACACTGAGGTGAAAACAATGTTTAAACTTGCTTATCAATCAAATACATTCCAAAAGAAAGTGTGTTCTATGAAGGTTCCAAAGGACAGGCAAATCTTAACACAATATACAGGAATCGGTAATACTGAAAATTTCTGTTCTGACAGGGTGTTTAGCAAATATAACTTTTGAATTATTCAACCAGTGAAGCAATCCCTTCCTAATAACTGTGTCAAAAGTGAAACTGGGTTGTTCCATTAATACTCTTGTGATTTCATTGTAACACTTTTTTACTGCTATCAATTTTAAATTTGCTGTACTTAAAATAAGTTTTTGAAAGTGGAAAAGTATACAAAGTTTCAGATAAAAAGATTAACAGAtgcaatttaaataaaactttcccTCTTCCCTCATATCAATTAACAATAATCATTACTTTTAACAGAGACAGACTGAGCTTTAAAATTCAACTCCTAAAATGAAAACTTGTTTTACATCTTCATCAGATATAACTGGAAAAGATTATTATATATTTGGACAccttttacaagaaaaaaattttttttgtattaaagcAGAAACCAGTTCCTAAATCTTTTATTCAGTTGTATATCCTGTTGAGACAAATATCAAAAATAGAAGACtgtcatttttgcttttgtattgacttttttttcactGCAGCCTTCTATAACTTTTACAGAGTTCATGGTCCCTAATATCTCCCCACCCTCCATTTTTCCTAGGTGGGGaaatagctaccacagtaaactttTCACTGATAGTTAAAGTTTCTGGAAACATGTACTGTTTGTTATTATTTAAGAGTAACTCAATTTGGGCACTCTGGGTGGAAGGCCTACATGTTTTCTTGTGATGCATTCCACAGTCTCCAGCATGAAAAATCCTAGGAGCTTGAGGAACCAGTACTTTCCAGAATTTTGGAAGACAAGATACAGTCAAATATTGAAGAGTCCAGTCCCAGTTATAATCATCATAGGTACAGAAAGTGTCTGTGCACTCAATCAGCTTCTGATATGCATCCCGGGTCAAGGCTAAACCCATATTGTGCTCTGTGGATTTCCAAGTTTTCACATCTACCTTGTCAGCAATGCCATGGAAATTACGACTGGCAGTATAGGTCCCCAGTGAGATAACATCACATTCAGGGCACTCTTGCTCCTtcaatttccacatttttttgaAGACATGGTAAAAGTCTGGAGCTAAGTAGTGGTCCTCTTCTAGGAAGAGTATAAGGCCAGTATAATCTCGAAGAACTTTGACCCTTTCCCATACGAAATGCAGCTTCCACCACCAATGATGTTTGGTTTGGGAGAATTTGGCCTCTCTGTAATGGCCGAAGGAGTCAGGATACTCAGCATTAATACACCCCAATTTCAAAGCTGCATTCTTCTGCAGGTCTCTAGGGCAATCTCTAGGATCACTCCCCGGAAACTCGTGGGGGTACAACTGAATGCTGAAAGGAAAGAACACCTGAAGAACAGGGCAGAAATCCACCCCAGCTATTAAGTGATTGATCTCTGTCGACCAGAAGTCATGGCTAAAAATGACGAGGACGTTGTCAATGCCCTGGGTTTTCCGAAGTGAGTCCAGTAGCAGTCTGAGGTATTCCGGCCGGTTATGCACCTGGACCACCAGCACCAGCTCCCGGGGGGTCCAGGTGCCAGCCTTATCTACATTCCTCAGCGTCTGATCAAAGTTCAGTTGGTACACGAGGGACCGGTATCGCAGCGTAAGGTTGTCCGCCTCCGGCTGCGGGACCGCGGGGACCAGTGGAGCCGCCGACTCGTTGGAAACCCTGCGGATGCCCACCGACACCGCGGGATGGTCCCCACCCCGGCCTCCCGCGCCCCGCGCGGGCTCGACGTCCAGCAACGGCGGGGCAAGGGCTTCGTTCTTCCTTTGTCGCCCATTACTGCTCCAGAGGACGAAGCCGCAGGCTGCCACTACGAGCATCAGAATTAGCACCTTCCGTTTGTAGATGCGGAACCTCATGGTCTCCAGAGCCGAGGGCACGGGCGGGAGGGCGCGGAAAGGAGCTGTCGGCCTCTGCAAGGAAGGGGCGGGAGGGCGATCGCCCTGGCCTGTGGTGGTAGGAACTGGCCCCCGCGGCTGCCCCGCTAACTCATCTCGGGCCTCGGGGGTCCTGGGGCTCGAAGGCTTTCAGCTGCCCCAAGCCACCCGGGATCCGCACATCTTCGCCCGGCAGCTGCAGCGGCCCCGCCGCTAGGAGCCGCGGCTCGGCGTCTTCTCGGTCCTCTCCATTCAGCACCACTGGTCCCGGAAGAAGCCCAGCCGCAAGCCCACCGCACCCCAGCTTCGTTACCTGCGCCTCCAGCGGCCCTGTGTCCTCTGCGCTCTCATGCTCACTGGGGTCCCGGACGACCAAGACTGAGCGACGACGCAGCCTCGCCCCACTACCGCGGCGATCGTTCTGACAACCCGGTACTGGCCCGCGGAGCGCCACGGCCCTTTGGCCCACACCCCTTGGGCCCTCCCCATAGGCCGTTGGTTGGCGCTTCCCAGACGCGTCTGGAGGCGACTGGCCGTAGTAGCCAGCTGCCTATTGGCTCGCAGTCCTGTCGCTCAAGTTTAGTTCCTACTTCCGCTCCATTCCTCTCTTTCCTGTAAGGCGCAGAGCGTGGCGAGGCGAGTGCTGCGGCCTCGAGATCTCCGGGTAAGTTAGCATCTGAACTGTAGCGGTTTAAACACAAGTCTCCATTGCTCAGAACCCGGGGAAGGACCTTGTAAGAAAGGGAAGGCGAGACCCGCTGCTTTGGCTTGGGTGAGTTTAAGAATTGGTTTCTCTGGTCAGGAAAGGAGTGTGTAGGCATGGCGGCTACTGGGCCGCGAGGCACGCCGCCTGGCTAAGGACACGTCAGCCCTGAGGGATGCTGACGGGTGACGGTGCTTCGGAGGGAAATCGTGAAACCAGACCGGTGTGATTCTTGGAGAAGGAACAGGGCGGATCGTAGCAGAAGCTACTAAATCCCGCATTGCATCAGTCACCCAGGAGCTAGAAAATGgaggaagtgggggggggggcggagaaAGGAGTCATAAGAAAATTCTTGTCTTTACCCTCTTTGGAAGAAAATTGGGTAAacactgcatttttctttctgggcAGCACACTTTCTATAGACAACTATGTGTACTGATTACTCCCAGTGCTGATGCTCGTGTGTTTAGTGAGTAGCTCTATAAATAATCCAGAAATTTAATTATGCATAAGGTAttgggcattgaatccaggggctcgcACGTTTGGCAAGCGCTGTTCCACCAGGCTGCATTCCCAACCTTGtccaataattttaaacattctaaAAGTGTGCACTTGTATGTACAGTTATCCATGGAGAAGATgagtatttgttaaatttatacaTTACTGATTTATGaatgctgttttttttctgtaaatatttgtataaaacgtctcacttttcaaaatgtttaatgTGTGGTACATTAAATACTTTATTACAGTTTTCATCGCGTAGACACCTCTGCTGTAAAGATGGTCAATGTACCTAAAACTCGAAGGACTTTCTGTAAAAAGTGTGGCAAGCACCAGCCTCACAAAGTGACCCAGTATAAGAAGGGCAAGGATTCCCTTTACGCCCAAGGAAAGAGGCGCTATGATCGGAAGCAGAGTGGCTATGGTGGGCAGACAAAGCCAATTTTCCGCAAGAAGGCTAAAACCACGAAGAAGATTGTGCTAAGACTTGAATGCGTTGAACCAAACTGCAGATCCAAGAGGATGCTGGCCATCAAGAGATGCAAGCATTTCGAACTGGGAGGAGACAAGAAGAGAAAGGGCCAAGTGATCCAGTTTtaaactttttgatttttttttcccatttaattttGATTCGAAAATACTGAAACTAGAAAAATTACCTATAGGGAAATAAATGACAATTATATAATCATACCTAAAccttttgtgtgagtgtgtgtgtgtttactcaGAATTGCATGTTTAATGTAGTTATCCGCTTTAGAATGTGGTTCttaatttaaattctttgaaaGTGAATTAAGGTTTATCCTCTTctgaaattctatttaaaattagttCTACGAATTGGAATTTTGTGTTTATAAGAAAATcctgccttggggctggggatgtggctcaagcagtagcgcgctcgcctggcatgcgtgcggcccgggttcgatcctcagcaccacataccaacaaagatgttgtgtccgccgagaactaaaaaataaatattaaaaattctctctctcctctctcactctgtctttaaaaaaaaaaaaaatcctgccttGAATTTTACAACCAGGTTATAGACATAAGTCATGTCTTAGGGGAAAATGCAGGGTactatttccttctttgtttctggTCAATTCACATATACAGTAGCCATCCATTATC from Ictidomys tridecemlineatus isolate mIctTri1 chromosome 5, mIctTri1.hap1, whole genome shotgun sequence includes:
- the Mgat2 gene encoding alpha-1,6-mannosyl-glycoprotein 2-beta-N-acetylglucosaminyltransferase, with amino-acid sequence MRFRIYKRKVLILMLVVAACGFVLWSSNGRQRKNEALAPPLLDVEPARGAGGRGGDHPAVSVGIRRVSNESAAPLVPAVPQPEADNLTLRYRSLVYQLNFDQTLRNVDKAGTWTPRELVLVVQVHNRPEYLRLLLDSLRKTQGIDNVLVIFSHDFWSTEINHLIAGVDFCPVLQVFFPFSIQLYPHEFPGSDPRDCPRDLQKNAALKLGCINAEYPDSFGHYREAKFSQTKHHWWWKLHFVWERVKVLRDYTGLILFLEEDHYLAPDFYHVFKKMWKLKEQECPECDVISLGTYTASRNFHGIADKVDVKTWKSTEHNMGLALTRDAYQKLIECTDTFCTYDDYNWDWTLQYLTVSCLPKFWKVLVPQAPRIFHAGDCGMHHKKTCRPSTQSAQIELLLNNNKQYMFPETLTISEKFTVVAISPPRKNGGWGDIRDHELCKSYRRLQ
- the Rpl36al gene encoding ribosomal protein eL42-like, encoding MVNVPKTRRTFCKKCGKHQPHKVTQYKKGKDSLYAQGKRRYDRKQSGYGGQTKPIFRKKAKTTKKIVLRLECVEPNCRSKRMLAIKRCKHFELGGDKKRKGQVIQF